Proteins co-encoded in one Cucurbita pepo subsp. pepo cultivar mu-cu-16 chromosome LG15, ASM280686v2, whole genome shotgun sequence genomic window:
- the LOC111811670 gene encoding ribulose-1,5 bisphosphate carboxylase/oxygenase large subunit N-methyltransferase, chloroplastic, giving the protein MMDALRSWIGRTSGWRIYIPREGRGSPTVEQPLRSGPKKLASIMGTFLSYVKMVKPLVSFQDSKRCKVTKSSWQSYVGTRSTDPKVRRSGCFCFKAKKGTRQGKNSRTNLNSYTGSFTLSSSSSAMAEASRIFYSPLVPNFRPLQKTHSTKPYTASFRRHSINCSVSTSDSARVAATGPIPWGCEIDSLENASALQKWLSQSGLPDQKMAIQRVDVGERGLVALKNVRKGEKLLFVPPSLVISADSEWSCPEAGEMLKRNSVPDWPLIATYLISEASLMKSSRWNNYISALPRQPYSLLYWTREELDRYLEASEIRERAIERITNVVGTYNDLRDRIFSKYPELFPEEVFNIETFKWSFGILFSRLVRLPSMDGKVALVPWADMLNHNCEVETFLDYDKSSQGVVFTTDRAYQPGEQVFISYGKKSNGELLLSYGFVPKEGSNPSDSVELLLSLKKSDKCYKEKLEALKKHGLRASQCFPIQITGWPLELKAFAYLAVSPPSMSKQFEEMAAAASNKSTATKDLNYPDIEEEALQFILDSCETSISKYNKFLQASGSMDLDVTSPKQLNRRVFLKQLAVDLCTSERRILFRSQYILRRRLRDLRSGELRALKLFRGFGKLFK; this is encoded by the exons ATGATGGATGCCTTGAGATCATGGATAGGACGAACTTCAGGATGGAGAATATATATCCCTAGGGAAG GCCGAGGCAGCCCTACTGTCGAGCAA CCCTTGAGAAGTGGGCCAAAGAAGCTGGCATCAATTATGGGGACTTTTCTCAGCTATGTGAAAATGGTGAAACCATTGGTGAGTTttcaag ATAGCAAAAGATGCAAAGTTACAAAAAGTTCCTGGCAAAGTTATGTTGGTACAAGATCCACGGACCCCAAAGTCAGGAGGAGCGGCTGCTTCTGCTTTAAAGCTAAGAAGGGAACAAGGCAAGGCAAAAATTCAAGAACGAACTTGAACAGCTATACAG GTTCCTTTACTCTCTCGTCCTCGAGCTCAGCCATGGCTGAAGCTTCAAGGATTTTCTATTCTCCGCTTGTTCCCAACTTCCGTCCACTCCAGAAGACGCATTCAACCAAGCCCTACACAGCATCTTTTCGCAGACATTCGATCAATTGCTCTGTCTCCACAAGTGACAGTGCTAGAGTGGCAGCGACCGGGCCGATTCCATGGGGTTGCGAGATCGATTCGCTGGAGAATGCTTCTGCTCTACAGAAATGGCTGTCGCAGTCTGGTCTCCCTGACCAGAAGATGGCGATACAGAGAGTGGATGTTGGAGAGAGAGGACTTGTGGCTTTGAAGAATGTTAGGAAAGGGGAGAAATTACTGTTTGTGCCGCCCTCTCTCGTTATCTCTGCAGACTCG GAGTGGAGCTGCCCTGAGGCTGGGGAGATGTTAAAACGTAATTCAGTACCAGATTGGCCACTTATTGCAACCTACTTGATTAGCGAAGCAAGTTTAATGAAATCATCAAGATGGAACAACTATATATCAGCCTTACCTCGGCAACCTTATTCACTTTTGTACTG GACACGAGAAGAGCTAGATCGATATCTGGAAGCATCAGAGATCAGAGAAAGGGCAATAGAAAGGATCACAAATGTTGTTGGAAC ATACAATGATTTAAGGGACAgaatattttccaaatatcCTGAATTATTCCCCGAGGAG GTATTCAATATTGAAACTTTCAAGTGGTCATTTGGGATTCTTTTCTCCCGCTTG GTTCGGTTACCTTCAATGGATGGAAAGGTTGCATTGGTTCCCTGGGCTGATATGCTGAATCATAACTGTGAG GTGGAGACTTTCTTGGATTATGATAAATCATCCCAAGGCGTTGTCTTCACAACAGATCGAGCATACCAACCAGGTGAGCAG GTGTTCATTTCTTATGGCAAGAAATCTAATGGGGAGTTGTTGTTGTCATATGGTTTTGTTCCAAAGGAGGGAAGCAATCCTAGCGATTCTGTTGAGTTGTTACTCTCACTAAAAAAATCTGATAAATGTTACAAGGAGAAGCTGGAAGCACTGAAAAAGCATGGATTAAGAGC ATCCCAGTGTTTTCCTATTCAAATCACTGGCTGGCCTTTAGAATTAAAGGCATTTGCTTATTTAGCTGTCAGTCCACCAAGTATGAGCAAGCAGTTTGAAGAG ATGGCTGCTGCAGCATCAAATAAATCAACAGCAACGAAGGACTTAAATTACCCTGATATAGAGGAGGAAGCCCTGCAGTTCATATTAGATAGCTGCGAAACTAGCATATCTAAATATAACAAATTCTTGCAG GCAAGTGGATCCATGGATTTGGACGTGACGTCACCAAAACAACTGAACCgtagagtatttttaaaacagcTAGCAGTAGACTTGTGCACGAGCGAACGAAGGATACTTTTTCGAAGCCAATAT ATTCTGAGAAGAAGATTGAGAGACTTGAGAAGTGGTGAATTGAGAGCTCTGAAACTGTTCAGAGGGTTTGGGAAACTTTTTAAATGA
- the LOC111811715 gene encoding indole-3-glycerol phosphate synthase, chloroplastic-like translates to MEGLASLGTIPKVSFPPISSSIRRSKFLSRRLNRRPSMDALSRNSISVASSSSPISPAIRAQQTESEAGSAAASPVNEPKENDLKVKEWEVGMFQDEVAASQGIRIRRRPPTGPPLHYVGPFQFRLQNEGNTPRNILEEIIWYKDKEVSQMKERRPLFSLKKDLDSAPPARDFLGALKAAYVRTNLPGLIAEVKKASPSRGVLREDFDPVEIAQAYEKGGAACLSVLTDEKFFQGSFENLQKIRNAGVECPLLCKEFVVDAWQIYYARSKGADAILLIAAVLPDLDIKYMTKICKMVGLTPLVEVHDEKEMDRMLAIEGIELIGINNRNLETFEVDISNTKKLLEGERGQKIREKNITIVGESGLFTPDDIAYVQEAGVKAVLVGESIVKQSDPTKGIAGLFGKDISA, encoded by the exons ATGGAGGGTCTCGCTTCCCTCGGAACAATCCCCAAGGTTTCCTTTCCACCCATTTCCTCTTCTATTCGCAGGTCCAAGTTTCTCTCCAGAAGGCTGAATCGTCGGCCTTCAATGGATGCTTTGTCGAGGAATTCAATCTCTGTtgcctcttcttcttcccccaTTTCCCCTGCCATCCGAGCTCAACAG ACAGAATCCGAGGCTGGATCAGCTGCGGCTTCCCCAGTTaatgaaccaaaagaaaatgatctGAAAGTGAAGGAGTGGGAAGTGGGGATGTTCCAAGATGAAGTAGCAGCAAGTCAAGGCATAAGGATTCGCCGCCGGCCGCCCACCGGGCCGCCATTGCATTACGTTGGACCTTTTCAGTTCAGATTACAGAATGAAGGGAACACTCCTAGGAATATTTTGGAGGAGATCATATGGTACAAGGACAAGGAAGTTTCACAG atgaaagaaagaaggccTCTCTTTTCGTTGAAAAAGGATCTTGACAGCGCCCCTCCTGCTAGAGATTTCCTTGGAGCTCTCAAGGCTGCCTATGTTAGAACTAACTTACCTGGTTTGATTGCTGAAGTGAAAAAGGCTTCACCTAGCAGAGGAGTTCTAAGGGAGGATTTTGATCCA GTTGAGATTGCCCAAGCGTACGAGAAAGGCGGAGCAGCATGCCTTAGTGTTCTCACAGACGAGAAGTTTTTTCAG GGAAGCTTTGAGAATCTGCAGAAGATAAGGAATGCCGGAGTGGAG TGCCCTCTCTTGTGCAAGGAGTTCGTGGTCGATGCATGGCAGATCTACTATGCTCGATCCAAAGGTGCCGATGCCATTCTTTTGATTGCTGCTGTTTTGCCTGATCTCGACATTAAATATATGACTAAAATCTGCAAGATGGTCGGTTTGACCCCCCTCGTTGAG gttCACGACGAGAAGGAAATGGACCGTATGCTTGCGATCGAAGGCATTGAGCTTATTGGCATCAACAATCGGAATCTCG AAACATTCGAGGTCGATATCAGCAACACAAAAAAGCTTCTCGAAGGAGAGCGCGGACAAAAGATCCGTGAAAAGAACATAACC ATAGTGGGAGAATCTGGGCTGTTCACTCCTGATGATATTGCTTATGTGCAAGAAGCTGGTGTTAAAGCT GTTCTCGTTGGCGAGTCGATTGTGAAACAGAGCGACCCGACGAAGGGAATAGCCGGGCTTTTTGGCAAAGATATTTCTGCTTAA
- the LOC111811711 gene encoding uncharacterized protein LOC111811711 isoform X2 produces the protein MFSAGAAASGDLEFRSDDNAWYNVTVKLEGDVLRISYSEFAGEHDNVFTANHFRSLSELSDFEGRFRPLSRQLQDYECPNIDPGMPVCASYSSRADDVRFYDALVEGVDYLEHSYANGEEECLCNFIIFWQNGPNSGNFAIASIANMCEIQFSKINDAVLATFFRKVREKIQTKMNRGDTSSEGRPPTHNDGGVYQKDDCRPKLKSRLSFFGRMNQDTRRAKRSSGMVKPCEDQQTLNPRKSEVIKQDADIGGMKYQYMILLENLDKGISPVKLAKFLHGETLILPRVYIFPSLTYELYARGAVVLNCRTNLEKLCDFLDNPDHVILSSQGSNWTSCEARNFRDNGGRSHGARLGE, from the exons ATGTTCTCTGCCGGAGCCGCGGCCTCCGGCGACCTGGAGTTCCGGTCCGACGATAACGCGTGGTACAATGTGACTGTGAAACTCGAAGGCGATGTTCTTAGGATCAGTTATTCCGAGTTCGCTGGGGAGCACGACAATGTCTTCACCGCCAACCATTTCCGGAGCTTATCGGAGTTGAGCGACTTCGAAGGTAGGTTTCGGCCTCTGTCCAGACAGTTGCAGGATTACGAATGCCCTAACATCGACCCTGGCATGCCTGTTTGTGCTTCCTACTCCTCTCGAGCCGATGATGTTCGCTTCTACGACGCTCTTGTGGAAGGG GTGGATTATCTTGAACACTCTTATgcaaatggagaagaagaatgcTTATGCAACTTTATCATTTTCTGGCAGAATGGTCCAAACTCTGGGAATTTTGCAATTGCCAGTATTGCTAACATGTGTGAAATTCaatttagtaaaattaatGACGCAGTGTTAGCAACTTTCTTCAGGAAAGTTAGGGAGAAAATCCAAACCAAAATGAATAGAGGGGATACCTCATCTGAAGGTCGCCCTCCCACCCATAATGATGGTGGTGTTTATCAGAAGGATGACTGCCGCCCCAAATTAAAGAGCCGGCTATCCTTTTTTGGACGCATGAACCAG GACACACGACGTGCCAAGCGTTCTTCTGGGATGGTAAAGCCATGTGAAG ATCAACAGACTCTCAATCCCAGAAAAAGTGAGGTAATCAAGCAAGATGCTGATATTGGTGGAATGAAGTATCAGTACATGATTTTACTTGAGAATCTAGATAAAGGAATCTCTCCAGTAAAACTTGCCAAATTCTTGCATGGAGAAACATTGATATTACCTCGTGTATACATTTTCCCGAGCTTAACATATGAGTTGTATGCAAGGGGAGCTGTTGTATTGAATTGCAGAACGAACCTAGAGAAGTTGTGTGATTTTTTGGATAATCCAGATCATGTCATTTTATCCTCCCAAGGAAG TAACTGGACGAGTTGCGAGGCACGAAACTTTCGGGACAATGGCGGCAGGAGCCATGGTGCTAGACTCGGAG AATAA
- the LOC111811711 gene encoding uncharacterized protein LOC111811711 isoform X1, with the protein MFSAGAAASGDLEFRSDDNAWYNVTVKLEGDVLRISYSEFAGEHDNVFTANHFRSLSELSDFEGRFRPLSRQLQDYECPNIDPGMPVCASYSSRADDVRFYDALVEGVDYLEHSYANGEEECLCNFIIFWQNGPNSGNFAIASIANMCEIQFSKINDAVLATFFRKVREKIQTKMNRGDTSSEGRPPTHNDGGVYQKDDCRPKLKSRLSFFGRMNQDTRRAKRSSGMVKPCEDQQTLNPRKSEVIKQDADIGGMKYQYMILLENLDKGISPVKLAKFLHGETLILPRVYIFPSLTYELYARGAVVLNCRTNLEKLCDFLDNPDHVILSSQGRPLVVTGRVARHETFGTMAAGAMVLDSENKFGNEKDGRVCCELKVVRLGTNEYSTAKHLKELFMEFLSHQRRLHQRLAMEEQDLLQYEP; encoded by the exons ATGTTCTCTGCCGGAGCCGCGGCCTCCGGCGACCTGGAGTTCCGGTCCGACGATAACGCGTGGTACAATGTGACTGTGAAACTCGAAGGCGATGTTCTTAGGATCAGTTATTCCGAGTTCGCTGGGGAGCACGACAATGTCTTCACCGCCAACCATTTCCGGAGCTTATCGGAGTTGAGCGACTTCGAAGGTAGGTTTCGGCCTCTGTCCAGACAGTTGCAGGATTACGAATGCCCTAACATCGACCCTGGCATGCCTGTTTGTGCTTCCTACTCCTCTCGAGCCGATGATGTTCGCTTCTACGACGCTCTTGTGGAAGGG GTGGATTATCTTGAACACTCTTATgcaaatggagaagaagaatgcTTATGCAACTTTATCATTTTCTGGCAGAATGGTCCAAACTCTGGGAATTTTGCAATTGCCAGTATTGCTAACATGTGTGAAATTCaatttagtaaaattaatGACGCAGTGTTAGCAACTTTCTTCAGGAAAGTTAGGGAGAAAATCCAAACCAAAATGAATAGAGGGGATACCTCATCTGAAGGTCGCCCTCCCACCCATAATGATGGTGGTGTTTATCAGAAGGATGACTGCCGCCCCAAATTAAAGAGCCGGCTATCCTTTTTTGGACGCATGAACCAG GACACACGACGTGCCAAGCGTTCTTCTGGGATGGTAAAGCCATGTGAAG ATCAACAGACTCTCAATCCCAGAAAAAGTGAGGTAATCAAGCAAGATGCTGATATTGGTGGAATGAAGTATCAGTACATGATTTTACTTGAGAATCTAGATAAAGGAATCTCTCCAGTAAAACTTGCCAAATTCTTGCATGGAGAAACATTGATATTACCTCGTGTATACATTTTCCCGAGCTTAACATATGAGTTGTATGCAAGGGGAGCTGTTGTATTGAATTGCAGAACGAACCTAGAGAAGTTGTGTGATTTTTTGGATAATCCAGATCATGTCATTTTATCCTCCCAAGGAAG GCCCTTGGTAGTAACTGGACGAGTTGCGAGGCACGAAACTTTCGGGACAATGGCGGCAGGAGCCATGGTGCTAGACTCGGAG AATAAATTCGGTAACGAAAAAGACGGTCGTGTGTGTTGCGAGCTGAAGGTTGTGAGATTAGGAACAAATGAGTATTCGACTGCTAAGCATTTGAAGGAGTTGTTCATGGAGTTTCTTAGCCATCAGAGGAGATTGCACCAAAGATTAGCCATGGAGGAGCAAGATTTATTGCAGTATGAACCCTAA
- the LOC111811810 gene encoding transmembrane emp24 domain-containing protein p24beta2: MERWAMRCVVMMAFAGVLLLNLRESEGIRFVIDREECFSHNVQYDGDTVHVSFVVIKTDSGWHYGEDGVDLVIKGPSGEHLHDFRDKASEKHEFVAHNKGLHRFCFTNKSPYHETIDFDVHVGHFSYHEQHAKDEHFNPLLDQISKLEEALYNIQFEQHWLEAQTDRQAIVNDGMSKRAVHKAMFESAALVGASVLQVYLLQRLFERKLRTSRV; the protein is encoded by the exons ATGGAGCGATGGGCTATGAGATGTGTGGTGATGATGGCGTTTGCCGGTGTATTGCTGTTGAATTTGAGAGAATCAGAAGGGATTAGGTTTGTGATTGACAGAGAAGAATGTTTCTCTCACAATGTTCAGTACGACGGCGATACTGttcatgtttcttttgttgtaaTCAAGACAGATTCTGGATGGCACTATGGCGAAGATGGCGTTGATCTTGTG atAAAGGGTCCTTCTGGTGAACATCTTCACGATTTCCGTGACAAAGCTAGTGAAAAGCATGAATTTGTTGCTCACAACAAAGGTCTTCATCGATTCTGCTTCACGAACAAGTCCCCATACCACGAAACCATCGACTTTGATGTGCACGTTGGTCACTTTTCATACCACGAGCAGCATGCGAAAGATG AGCATTTCAACCCTTTGTTGGATCAAATATCTAAGTTGGAGGAAGCTCTTTACAATATTCAGTTTGAACAGCATTGGTTAGAGGCTCAGACCGATCGCCAGGCAATAG TGAATGATGGAATGAGCAAAAGGGCAGTCCACAAGGCAATGTTTGAATCAGCAGCACTGGtaggggccagtgtcctccAAGTCTACTTGCTGCAGCGCTTGTTTGAAAGGAAGCTTCGGACATCCAGAGTTTAA
- the LOC111811716 gene encoding acetyl-CoA acetyltransferase, cytosolic 1 yields MAPAVAASADSINPRDVCIVGVARTPMGGFLGSLSSLPATKLGSIAIEAALKRAKVDPALVQEVIFGNVLSANLGQAPARQAALGAGIPNSVICTTVNKVCASGMKATMLAAQSIQLGINDVVVSGGMESMSNAPKYLAEARKGSRLGHDSLVDGMLKDGLWDVYSNSGMGNCAELCADKYQITREAQDDFAVQSFERGIAAKDSGAFEWEIVPVEVSGGRGKPSTNVNSDEGLGKFDPAKLRKLRPSFKENGGTVTAGNASSISDGAAAIVLVSGKKALELGLEVIAKIKGYADAAHEPEFFTTAPSLAVPKAISHAGLEAPQIDFYEINEAFAVVALANQKLLGISPDKVNVHGGAVALGHPLGCSGARILVTLLGVLKQKGGKYGVGGVCNGGGGASALVLELV; encoded by the exons ATGGCTCCAGCGGTAGCAGCATCAGCAGACTCGATAAATCCAAGAG ATGTTTGCATAGTTGGTGTTGCACGCACGCCAATGGGTGGATTTCTCGGCAGCTTATCATCTTTACCAGCCACCAAGTTGGGATCTATAGCAATTGAAG CTGCACTTAAAAGGGCTAAAGTTGATCCTGCACTTGTACAAGAAGTCATCTTTGGCAATGTTCTGAGTGCAAATTTGGGGCAGGCTCCTGCCAGACAAGCTGCTTTAGGTGCAGGAATACCTAATTCAGTGATCTGTACCACTGTCAACAAAGTTTGTGCGTCAGGGATGAAAG cGACAATGCTTGCTGCACAGAGTATCCAGTTAGGCATCAATGATGTTGTTGTTTCTGGTGGGATGGAAAGCATGTCAAATGCACCGAAGTACCTAGCAGAAGCAAG GAAGGGGTCTCGTCTAGGACATGATTCTCTTGTTGATGGAATGCTGAAAGATGGTCTATGGGATGTCTATTCGAACTCTGGAATGGGAAATTGTGCAGAGTTATGTGCAGACAAATATCAAATTACAAGGGAGGCTCAG GATGACTTCGCTGTTCAGAGCTTTGAGCGTGGTATTGCTGCCAAGGACAGCGGTGCCTTTGAATGGGAAATTGTTCCG GTTGAAGTTTCTGGAGGGAGGGGAAAGCCATCGACTAATGTCAATTCGGATGAGGGTCTTGGAAAG TTTGACCCCGCGAAATTGAGGAAGCTTCGACCAAGTTTTAAGGAGAATGGAGGTACCGTAACTGCAGGCAATGCTTCCAGCATAAG TGATGGTGCTGCCGCCATAGTTCTAGTGAGCGGGAAGAAGGCATTGGAACTTGGGCTGGAAGTGATTGCAAAAATCAAAGGATATGCTGATGCTGCCCAT GAGCCAGAATTTTTCACAACTGCACCGTCCCTCGCAGTTCCAAAGGCCATTTCCCATGCCGGCTTAGAAGCTCCACAAATTGATTTCTACGAAATAAATGAAGCATTTGCT GTTGTGGCTCTTGCCAATCAGAAATTGCTTGGAATCTCTCCT GATAAAGTGAACGTGCACGGTGGTGCCGTGGCGTTGGGACATCCTCTAGGTTGCAGCGGTGCTCGTATCTTGGTCACGCTTTTGGGG GTACTAAAGCAGAAAGGTGGGAAATATGGAGTTGGAGGTGTTTGCAATGGTGGAGGTGGTGCATCTGCTCTTGTGTTGGAGCTCGTGTGA